The Lycium barbarum isolate Lr01 chromosome 10, ASM1917538v2, whole genome shotgun sequence genome includes a region encoding these proteins:
- the LOC132614226 gene encoding kirola-like: MGLNGRLVASFEVKCGGHLFHDLYQTSCHHVSNISPEKIHHFHIHEGDDVKAGSVIGWKFNLDGKVNVTKQLIETIDDEKKSITWKVIEGDTLELYSAFTIIASFENNWVTWTFVYEKKTEDTPDPINLLAFLVDVTKDIEAHLHKETKGF; this comes from the exons ATGGGTTTGAATGGCAGGTTGGTAGCTTCTTTTGAGGTTAAGTGTGGAGGACACTTGTTCCATGACCTTTATCAAACTAGTTGTCATCATGTATCCAACATAAGCCCAgaaaaaatccaccattttcatattcatgaaGGTGACGATGTAAAGGCTGGTTCAGTAATTGGCTGGAAATTTAACCTTG ATGGAAAAGTTAATGTTACTAAGCAACTGATTGAAACCATTGATGATGAGAAAAAATCAATTACTTGGAAAGTGATAGAGGGAGATACGCTGGAACTCTACAGTGCCTTCACCATTATTGCATCCTTTGAAAATAATTGGGTTACTTGGACATTTGTGTACGAGAAAAAAACTGAAGACACGCCAGATCCCATCAATTTATTGGCTTTCCTCGTCGATGTGACTAAGGATATAGAGGCCCACCTTCACAAAGAAACAAAAGGTTTTTAA